The Ornithinimicrobium faecis genome includes a window with the following:
- a CDS encoding ATP-binding protein, with translation MSPRDTVRRVLRRLVLVLSVIILGMTALSLVSVLLIQQEVRQVTREITPMVDDSNLMRINVTDAQTSFQGFLVTRDQGFLDSYTRHRAAFTESHDSFQERSAMIGKPEVAADFDAASTEWFELAEAEIARVQAGAEPSLVDSVDAFDVVTDAHAALVTDMSDIRQERRDRYTQLMSGLALATGLVGLGGLLITRGQSGLALRRLARPLQDLESVVSRHRQGSVDVRADTTAGATEVVAVATAFNELADENAELERARVRQLELYRATIKVASQLSSAPEEWDRACVTIRDGLGVDRLSLHEVTRHEHASLLTASPHGSLLDGVPGEDLAAALEHGRVLANHPEQVATGVPASLAAAAERHGVASWVLLPLAVPDNMFGVLCVARWEPYRWPGGELDALDRFAGYLTTALAVRRMMTSMYDLDRQKSDFMATTSHELRTPLTSMAGYLELLEDGDFGPLNERQAQALGVVSRNAGRLRALIDDLLLLNRLDSGQASMHRRPVEVHEVISRVVESMHPVARNAQVDLRVGEVAQPAPVRADRDQLERALGNVVSNAIKFTNIGGQVRLSATVEEDLVLLECTDTGMGIPEADLAGLFTQFYRASNAQQGQVQGTGLGLAIVRKIAESHGGSVELASQEGVGTTVTLSLPLLDPATPEEPADG, from the coding sequence GTGAGTCCCCGGGACACCGTCCGACGGGTGCTGCGACGGCTCGTGCTCGTCCTGTCGGTCATCATTCTGGGGATGACCGCTCTCTCGCTGGTCTCTGTGCTGCTGATCCAGCAGGAGGTCCGGCAGGTCACTCGTGAGATCACGCCGATGGTGGATGACAGCAATCTGATGCGGATCAATGTCACCGACGCGCAGACCAGCTTTCAGGGTTTCCTCGTCACCCGGGACCAGGGGTTCCTCGACAGCTATACCCGACACCGCGCCGCCTTCACCGAGAGCCATGACTCCTTCCAGGAACGCTCGGCCATGATCGGCAAGCCCGAGGTGGCGGCGGACTTCGACGCGGCCAGCACCGAGTGGTTTGAGCTGGCCGAGGCGGAGATCGCGCGGGTGCAGGCCGGGGCTGAGCCCTCGCTCGTGGACTCGGTGGACGCCTTCGACGTGGTCACCGACGCTCATGCGGCACTGGTCACGGACATGTCGGACATCCGACAGGAACGTCGCGACAGATACACCCAGTTGATGAGTGGTTTGGCACTCGCCACCGGACTGGTTGGCCTGGGGGGCCTCCTCATCACCCGCGGCCAGAGCGGTCTGGCACTGCGGCGGCTGGCACGACCGTTGCAGGACCTGGAGTCGGTCGTGAGCCGCCACCGCCAGGGCTCGGTGGACGTGCGTGCTGACACCACGGCAGGGGCCACCGAGGTCGTCGCCGTCGCCACCGCTTTCAACGAGCTGGCCGACGAGAACGCCGAGCTGGAGCGGGCCAGGGTGCGACAGCTCGAGCTCTACCGCGCGACCATCAAGGTGGCCAGCCAGTTGTCGTCCGCCCCCGAGGAGTGGGACCGGGCCTGCGTGACGATCCGGGATGGTTTGGGGGTCGACCGTCTGTCGTTGCACGAGGTGACGCGACACGAGCACGCCAGCCTGCTGACCGCATCACCCCACGGCTCGCTGTTGGACGGCGTGCCGGGAGAGGACCTGGCGGCCGCCCTGGAGCACGGCAGGGTTCTGGCTAACCATCCTGAGCAGGTGGCCACGGGTGTGCCTGCGTCACTGGCTGCCGCCGCGGAGCGACATGGCGTCGCGTCGTGGGTGCTGCTGCCGCTGGCCGTCCCCGACAACATGTTCGGTGTCCTGTGTGTGGCGCGGTGGGAGCCCTATCGGTGGCCGGGTGGTGAGCTGGACGCCCTGGACCGGTTCGCCGGCTATCTGACGACCGCTCTGGCGGTGCGCCGGATGATGACCTCGATGTATGACCTGGACCGGCAGAAGAGCGACTTTATGGCCACCACGAGCCACGAGCTGCGCACTCCGCTGACCTCGATGGCTGGCTATCTGGAGCTCCTCGAGGATGGTGACTTCGGACCGCTCAACGAGCGGCAGGCTCAGGCGCTGGGCGTCGTCTCCCGCAACGCCGGACGGTTGCGTGCGCTCATCGACGACCTGCTGCTCCTGAACCGGCTGGACAGCGGCCAGGCCAGCATGCACCGCCGTCCGGTCGAGGTCCACGAGGTGATCTCGCGGGTGGTGGAGTCCATGCACCCGGTGGCACGCAACGCCCAGGTCGACCTGCGCGTGGGGGAGGTCGCCCAGCCGGCGCCGGTGCGTGCTGACCGGGACCAGTTGGAGCGTGCGCTGGGCAATGTGGTCAGCAACGCGATCAAGTTCACCAACATCGGGGGACAGGTGCGACTGAGTGCGACAGTCGAGGAGGACTTGGTGCTGCTGGAATGCACCGACACCGGCATGGGCATCCCCGAGGCGGACCTCGCGGGCCTGTTCACCCAGTTCTATCGCGCCAGCAACGCCCAGCAGGGCCAGGTGCAGGGCACCGGGCTGGGACTGGCCATCGTCCGCAAGATCGCGGAGTCGCACGGAGGGTCCGTCGAGCTGGCTTCCCAGGAAGGCGTGGGCACCACGGTGACCCTGAGCCTGCCACTGCTTGACCCGGCCACACCCGAGGAGCCCGCTGACGGTTAG
- a CDS encoding ABC transporter ATP-binding protein → MATVTFDRATRTFPGSERAAVDALELEVADGEFLVVVGPSGCGKSTSLRMLAGLEPVTSGSIRIDGQDVTETRARDRDVAMVFQSYALYPNMTAGENMAFALRNTGVARAEITRRVAEAARILQLEDLLDRRPARMSGGQRQRVAMGRAIVRQPKVFCMDEPLSNLDAKLRVSTRGQIADLQERLGITTVYVTHDQTEAMTMGDRVCVLRDGLLQQVGTPTELYENPVNTFVAGFIGSPAINFLDGVSVHGGEALIAPTLRIRLRTKDITGPVTVGLRPEGFDIVSAGSRGAQDELEVTVQRLERLGSETYAFVTPIVSDGVTVPGGHLIVRLDKRQQVQVEQRLRLRVHPEEELVFDGDGARIPHEA, encoded by the coding sequence ATGGCCACTGTGACCTTTGACCGAGCGACCCGCACCTTCCCCGGCAGCGAGCGCGCAGCGGTCGACGCACTGGAGCTGGAGGTCGCCGACGGCGAGTTCCTCGTGGTGGTCGGACCCTCCGGCTGCGGCAAGTCCACCTCGCTGCGCATGCTGGCCGGGTTGGAGCCGGTCACCAGCGGCAGCATCCGCATCGACGGGCAGGACGTCACCGAGACACGCGCCCGGGACCGGGATGTGGCGATGGTCTTCCAGAGCTATGCGCTGTATCCCAACATGACGGCCGGCGAGAACATGGCTTTTGCGTTGCGCAACACCGGAGTTGCCCGTGCTGAGATCACCCGGCGGGTGGCCGAGGCCGCCCGCATCCTGCAGCTGGAGGACCTGCTGGATCGGCGGCCGGCCCGCATGTCCGGCGGTCAGCGGCAACGCGTTGCGATGGGCCGCGCAATCGTGCGTCAGCCCAAGGTCTTCTGCATGGACGAGCCGCTGTCGAACCTGGACGCCAAGTTGCGGGTCTCCACCCGTGGCCAGATCGCCGACCTGCAGGAGCGGCTGGGCATCACCACGGTCTATGTCACCCACGACCAGACCGAGGCGATGACGATGGGCGACCGGGTCTGTGTGCTGCGCGACGGCCTGCTGCAGCAGGTCGGCACCCCGACCGAGCTCTATGAGAACCCGGTCAACACCTTCGTCGCCGGCTTCATCGGGTCGCCGGCCATCAACTTCCTCGACGGGGTCAGCGTCCACGGTGGGGAGGCCCTCATCGCTCCCACGCTGCGGATCCGGTTGCGCACCAAGGACATCACGGGGCCGGTGACGGTCGGCCTGCGCCCCGAGGGGTTTGACATCGTGAGCGCTGGCAGTCGGGGCGCACAGGACGAGCTCGAGGTCACCGTGCAGCGTCTGGAGCGGCTGGGCTCGGAGACCTATGCCTTTGTCACCCCGATTGTCAGCGATGGCGTCACGGTCCCCGGCGGCCACCTGATCGTGCGCCTGGACAAGCGGCAGCAGGTGCAGGTCGAGCAGCGGCTGCGCCTGAGGGTCCACCCCGAGGAGGAGCTCGTCTTTGACGGCGACGGCGCCCGGATCCCCCACGAGGCCTGA
- a CDS encoding HEAT repeat domain-containing protein — protein sequence MTQVHLQPWILQLALWLMLGVAVVLLLIIAFARLTRRRRTRRQSGELRTLRRDILEVASGDDEEGAARRRLDTLPPRLFRAVLPTLIGLLSKVRGAPARAIVTILIAHGAVTLALNDLTARSGTRRAQSAWMLGLMRRDRSVHRVIPLLEDRDRGAAVTAARSLGMLGDPRAASPLVEALQPGARGRGGLPSWVVVEALVGLGPGAATEIGDALHREDPTTRAAAALALGLGQHVSQLPRVRELVEHERSPDVLAAAAEAIGQLGSLQDVDALTRLSGVDFPRAVRSAALRSLGEIGGAPARDVLSGLLADEDPRIGDLAAEQLCQQGTPGLEVLRGLAQGAGAQGASARYGLMVDSLRRDRPLEMA from the coding sequence GTGACCCAGGTCCACCTCCAACCCTGGATCCTGCAGCTCGCCCTGTGGCTGATGCTCGGCGTCGCCGTGGTGTTGCTGCTGATCATCGCGTTCGCGCGGCTCACGCGCCGCCGCCGGACCCGGCGACAGTCCGGAGAGTTGCGCACGCTGCGCCGCGACATCCTCGAGGTGGCCTCCGGTGACGACGAGGAGGGCGCCGCCCGACGCCGGCTGGACACGCTGCCGCCGCGCCTGTTCCGCGCGGTCCTGCCGACCCTGATTGGCCTGCTGTCCAAGGTCCGGGGCGCTCCGGCCAGGGCCATCGTCACCATCCTCATCGCCCACGGTGCCGTCACCCTCGCCCTCAACGACCTGACCGCACGGTCTGGCACCCGCCGCGCCCAGTCCGCCTGGATGCTCGGGCTGATGCGTCGCGACCGGTCGGTGCACCGGGTCATTCCCCTGCTGGAGGACCGGGACCGCGGCGCCGCCGTCACCGCTGCACGGTCCCTGGGCATGCTCGGCGACCCCAGGGCGGCGAGCCCGTTGGTGGAGGCACTGCAGCCTGGGGCCCGGGGGCGCGGTGGGCTGCCGTCCTGGGTCGTGGTCGAGGCCCTCGTCGGACTCGGCCCGGGGGCTGCGACGGAGATCGGCGATGCGCTCCACCGCGAGGACCCGACGACCCGCGCCGCCGCAGCCCTCGCCCTGGGGCTCGGTCAGCACGTCTCCCAGTTGCCGCGGGTGCGCGAGTTGGTGGAGCACGAGCGGTCACCAGACGTCCTCGCGGCTGCGGCGGAGGCGATTGGCCAACTGGGCTCACTGCAGGACGTGGACGCGCTGACCCGGCTCAGCGGTGTTGATTTTCCCCGGGCCGTGCGCTCGGCGGCACTGCGCTCACTCGGTGAGATCGGCGGCGCACCGGCGCGCGACGTGCTGTCCGGTCTGCTGGCGGACGAGGACCCGCGCATCGGTGATCTTGCCGCCGAGCAACTCTGCCAGCAGGGCACGCCCGGTCTGGAGGTCCTGCGCGGACTCGCTCAGGGTGCGGGAGCGCAGGGCGCCTCAGCCCGCTATGGCCTGATGGTCGACAGTCTGCGCCGCGACCGACCGCTCGAGATGGCGTGA
- a CDS encoding epoxide hydrolase family protein, translating into MTTTNHDITPFTLHVPEQSLTELTTRLQQTRWPVEDAGTGWDHGVPVGYAKELATYWAGDFDWRAQEQRINSFPQFTTPIDGHDTHFFHVRSEHEGATPLLLLHGWPGAPTEFLPMVAALVDPVSHGGEAADAFDVVIATIPGFGISGPAIGWNTDRAAGAMVTLMARLGYDRYVVHGYDTGSLIGRTIGLIDAEHVVGLHLTDVLGGPEVTMETANPGDPREVRAAERAMRYEWELGGYAMVQSTRPQTLGLALTDSPVGLLTWLVERFHDWSAADESPEEVLSRDEMLTTVSIYWHFATIWSSMRYYKEGATDWGAEPETSRTPLAIAAMPQDLGSAVPRTVEAANNLVRWEELAQGGHFAGWEQPDLMVADLRAAVRVLASANGS; encoded by the coding sequence ATGACGACAACGAACCACGACATCACGCCGTTCACGCTGCACGTGCCCGAGCAGTCCCTGACCGAACTGACCACTCGCCTGCAGCAGACCCGGTGGCCGGTCGAGGACGCTGGCACCGGGTGGGACCACGGGGTCCCGGTCGGCTATGCCAAGGAGCTGGCGACCTACTGGGCCGGTGACTTCGACTGGCGGGCGCAGGAGCAGCGGATCAACTCCTTCCCCCAGTTCACCACGCCGATCGACGGTCACGACACCCACTTTTTCCACGTCCGTTCCGAGCACGAGGGCGCGACCCCCTTGCTGCTGCTCCACGGGTGGCCCGGCGCTCCCACCGAGTTCCTCCCGATGGTCGCGGCGCTGGTCGACCCGGTCAGCCACGGGGGCGAGGCCGCAGACGCCTTCGACGTCGTGATCGCGACGATCCCAGGCTTCGGGATCTCCGGTCCGGCGATCGGCTGGAACACCGACCGGGCCGCGGGCGCGATGGTCACCCTGATGGCCAGGCTCGGCTATGACCGCTATGTCGTCCACGGCTATGACACCGGCTCGCTGATCGGCCGGACCATCGGTCTGATCGACGCAGAGCACGTGGTCGGACTGCACCTCACGGACGTCCTCGGCGGCCCGGAGGTGACGATGGAGACCGCCAACCCAGGCGACCCCCGTGAGGTCCGCGCCGCCGAGCGTGCGATGCGCTATGAGTGGGAGCTCGGCGGCTATGCCATGGTGCAGTCGACGCGCCCGCAGACTCTCGGCCTGGCGCTCACCGACTCGCCAGTCGGGCTCCTGACCTGGTTGGTCGAGCGCTTCCATGACTGGTCAGCGGCAGATGAGAGCCCCGAGGAGGTCCTGAGCCGCGACGAGATGCTCACCACTGTCAGCATCTATTGGCACTTCGCCACGATCTGGTCCTCGATGCGTTACTACAAGGAGGGCGCGACCGACTGGGGCGCCGAGCCGGAGACGTCCCGGACCCCGCTGGCCATCGCGGCGATGCCACAAGACCTCGGCTCCGCGGTGCCACGGACCGTGGAGGCTGCCAACAACCTGGTCCGCTGGGAGGAGCTCGCGCAGGGTGGGCACTTTGCTGGCTGGGAACAGCCGGACCTCATGGTTGCTGACCTGCGGGCCGCGGTTCGCGTCCTGGCCAGCGCCAACGGCAGCTAG
- a CDS encoding ABC transporter substrate-binding protein, which translates to MSRSTRRSLTLISVALSATLLASCAGTGNAEAGDDADSETGGGEAVESITFWSNHPGGSKEIEEAIIADYEEETGITVELVTAGANYEEVANRFDAAQAGGELPDVVVASDVTWFPMMLNNAITPVDELWESQEVDSENYVDSLREDYLHEDEHFAMPYARSTPIVYYNKDMWSAAGLPDRGPETWEEFAEWAPQLTEANDGLPALVLPNGSDYLDWHFQGMLWTFGGSYSSEWDVNLTAPETIAAGEFLQEQVEAGNIAVATDANSDFAAGQAAALLQSTGSLGGLTETATFDLATAFFPGPSPRTTTGGAGVAISNDIPDERKAAAMDFIAYLTNAENTATFSQGTGYMPVRKDAVESEEVQAYLEENPNFRTAVEQLAEIAPQDYARVFVPGGGARIGAALDRITTGGEDVTTVFTELQEETEEVIERDVNPQL; encoded by the coding sequence ATGAGTCGCAGCACCCGCAGATCCCTGACCCTGATCTCGGTGGCGCTCAGCGCCACCCTGCTCGCCTCCTGCGCCGGCACCGGCAACGCCGAAGCGGGCGATGACGCCGACAGCGAGACCGGAGGCGGCGAGGCCGTCGAGAGCATCACCTTCTGGTCCAACCACCCCGGCGGATCCAAGGAAATCGAGGAGGCGATCATCGCCGACTACGAGGAGGAGACGGGGATCACCGTCGAGCTGGTCACGGCCGGCGCCAACTACGAGGAGGTCGCCAACCGTTTCGACGCCGCCCAGGCCGGGGGCGAGTTGCCGGACGTCGTCGTCGCCTCGGACGTCACCTGGTTCCCGATGATGCTCAACAACGCGATCACCCCGGTCGACGAGCTGTGGGAGTCCCAGGAGGTGGACAGCGAGAACTACGTCGACTCCCTGCGCGAGGACTACCTCCACGAGGACGAGCACTTCGCGATGCCCTACGCCCGCTCGACCCCAATCGTCTACTACAACAAGGACATGTGGTCCGCCGCCGGCCTGCCCGACCGCGGCCCGGAGACCTGGGAGGAGTTCGCCGAGTGGGCGCCCCAGCTCACCGAGGCCAACGACGGGCTGCCCGCCCTGGTGCTGCCCAACGGCAGCGATTACCTGGACTGGCACTTCCAGGGGATGCTGTGGACCTTCGGCGGCTCCTACTCCTCGGAGTGGGACGTGAACCTCACCGCCCCCGAGACCATCGCGGCCGGTGAGTTCCTCCAGGAGCAGGTGGAGGCCGGCAACATCGCCGTCGCGACCGACGCCAACAGCGACTTCGCCGCCGGTCAGGCCGCGGCCCTGCTGCAGTCGACCGGCTCGCTCGGTGGGCTGACCGAGACCGCCACCTTCGACCTGGCGACCGCCTTCTTCCCCGGCCCCTCGCCGCGCACCACCACCGGTGGCGCGGGCGTGGCGATCTCCAACGACATCCCCGATGAGCGCAAGGCGGCGGCGATGGACTTCATCGCCTACCTCACCAACGCGGAGAACACCGCAACCTTCAGCCAGGGCACGGGCTACATGCCGGTCCGCAAGGACGCCGTGGAGTCCGAGGAGGTGCAGGCCTACCTGGAGGAGAACCCGAACTTCCGCACGGCCGTCGAGCAGCTCGCCGAGATCGCGCCGCAGGACTACGCCCGCGTGTTCGTGCCCGGTGGCGGTGCCCGCATCGGCGCCGCCCTGGACCGGATCACCACCGGCGGCGAAGACGTCACCACGGTCTTCACCGAGCTGCAGGAGGAGACCGAGGAGGTCATCGAGCGGGACGTCAACCCCCAGCTCTGA
- a CDS encoding glycosyltransferase family 2 protein produces MTLDPLRTGVEAVFGVIALPILIYFLVINSSYLILIVLSALEFRRSVRRLPHAGRDELLGSGLVPGVSVVTPMHNEEAGIREAVRAMLSLHYPQHEVVVVDDGSTDGGFEALRTAFDLVEVPRRMAQDLTVREQATSVHVPRDGRTRLTVVRKANSGRSDSINVGVNFATEDLVVFVDSDSILDADALLAIARPFADDPVRTVAAGGVIRVVNDCVVHSGRVIRVRMPRRFLPRVQVVEYLRAFHLGRSGWSRLKALILISGAFGIFRRDVLVEVGGLDPDSIGEDFELVMRVHRHMRRQRRDYAVKFIQEPICWTEVPETAGVLRKQRARWHRGLWETLWAYRGMTFNPRYGRVGLIAVPYYWFFELFAPLLELFGLILVVAGWLLGVVDVGYFLLFMAVAYAYAILVTLAAMTVEELSFHKYPRWRDLLTTLWVAVLENVGYRQLTAVWRLEGWWHSLIGRKQEWGTMTRTGFATNQSSGEGQ; encoded by the coding sequence ATGACTCTCGATCCACTCCGCACCGGCGTCGAGGCCGTCTTCGGCGTCATCGCCCTGCCCATCCTCATCTACTTCCTGGTGATCAATTCCTCCTACCTGATCCTGATCGTGCTGTCCGCGCTGGAGTTTCGGCGGTCCGTGCGACGACTGCCGCACGCCGGTCGGGACGAGCTGCTCGGTTCCGGTCTGGTGCCGGGCGTCAGCGTGGTGACACCGATGCACAACGAGGAGGCTGGCATCCGCGAGGCCGTGCGCGCCATGCTGTCCCTGCACTATCCGCAGCACGAGGTCGTCGTGGTGGACGACGGCAGCACGGACGGCGGTTTCGAGGCCCTGCGCACGGCCTTTGACCTGGTCGAGGTGCCGCGCAGGATGGCTCAGGACCTGACGGTGCGCGAGCAGGCCACCTCGGTGCACGTGCCCCGCGACGGTCGCACGCGCCTGACCGTCGTGCGCAAGGCCAACTCGGGGCGGTCGGACTCGATCAATGTCGGCGTCAACTTCGCCACCGAGGATCTGGTCGTCTTCGTCGACTCCGACTCCATCCTGGACGCGGACGCTCTGCTGGCCATCGCCCGTCCCTTCGCCGACGACCCAGTGCGCACGGTCGCCGCCGGCGGGGTGATCCGGGTGGTCAACGACTGCGTGGTGCACAGTGGCCGGGTCATCAGGGTGCGGATGCCGCGGCGCTTCCTGCCACGGGTCCAGGTGGTCGAATACCTGCGGGCCTTCCACCTCGGCCGCTCCGGGTGGTCCCGGCTCAAGGCGCTGATCCTGATCAGTGGGGCCTTTGGCATCTTCCGGCGCGATGTTCTCGTCGAGGTCGGCGGTTTGGACCCCGACAGCATCGGGGAGGACTTCGAGCTGGTGATGCGCGTGCACCGGCACATGCGCAGACAGCGTCGCGACTATGCCGTGAAGTTCATCCAGGAGCCGATCTGCTGGACAGAGGTTCCAGAGACGGCCGGGGTGCTGCGCAAACAACGCGCCCGGTGGCACCGCGGCCTCTGGGAGACACTGTGGGCCTACCGCGGGATGACGTTCAATCCGCGCTATGGCCGGGTCGGGCTGATTGCCGTGCCCTACTACTGGTTCTTTGAGCTCTTCGCGCCGCTCCTCGAGCTGTTCGGGCTGATCCTCGTGGTGGCCGGCTGGTTGCTCGGGGTGGTCGACGTCGGTTACTTCCTGCTGTTCATGGCAGTTGCCTATGCCTACGCGATCCTGGTGACCCTTGCCGCGATGACGGTGGAGGAGCTCAGTTTCCACAAGTATCCCCGGTGGCGGGACCTGCTGACCACCCTGTGGGTGGCCGTGCTCGAGAACGTCGGCTACCGGCAGCTGACCGCGGTCTGGCGCCTGGAAGGCTGGTGGCACAGCCTGATCGGTCGCAAACAGGAGTGGGGCACGATGACGCGCACGGGGTTTGCGACGAACCAGAGCTCAGGGGAGGGCCAGTGA
- a CDS encoding carbohydrate ABC transporter permease, translated as MSTYAEVAPHERRHLLPLLGGYLAMLLVVLVIALPLYWIVATSLKERPDIYTVPVTWVPNPVTLENYDGVRQGVPFLTFLRNSVLITGVLTIVQVVLGVLSAFALSFLRFPGRTLVLLLIIAALMVPNQITWISNYALVSQLGWRNSFIGIIVPLAGVAFGTFLLRNHFVSLPKEIVEAAEMDHAGPFTMLWRVVLPMSWPTVIAFTLITIVNEWNQYLWPLLIAEGSDTAPLPVGLTQLQDAEGFTNWGPVMAGTVLTMLPILIVFLLLQRHMIKGLTAGAVKG; from the coding sequence GTGAGCACGTATGCCGAGGTGGCACCGCACGAGCGCCGTCACCTGCTCCCTCTGCTGGGTGGCTACCTGGCCATGCTCCTAGTCGTGCTGGTGATCGCGTTGCCGCTCTACTGGATCGTGGCCACCTCCCTCAAGGAGCGGCCGGACATCTACACCGTGCCGGTGACCTGGGTCCCGAACCCGGTCACCCTGGAAAACTACGACGGTGTTCGGCAGGGTGTGCCCTTCCTCACCTTCCTGCGCAACTCGGTCCTCATCACCGGGGTGCTGACCATCGTGCAGGTGGTGCTGGGCGTGCTCTCCGCCTTTGCGCTGTCCTTCCTGCGCTTTCCGGGGCGGACCCTCGTCCTGCTGCTCATCATCGCCGCACTCATGGTGCCCAACCAGATCACCTGGATCAGCAACTACGCCCTGGTCAGCCAGCTGGGCTGGCGCAACAGCTTCATCGGGATCATCGTCCCCCTCGCAGGGGTGGCCTTCGGCACCTTCCTGCTGCGCAACCACTTTGTCTCTCTCCCCAAAGAGATCGTCGAGGCCGCCGAGATGGACCACGCCGGCCCGTTCACCATGCTCTGGCGGGTCGTGCTGCCGATGTCCTGGCCGACCGTCATCGCGTTCACGCTCATCACCATCGTCAACGAGTGGAACCAGTATCTGTGGCCGCTGCTCATCGCCGAGGGCTCGGACACCGCGCCCCTGCCGGTTGGCCTGACCCAGCTCCAGGACGCCGAGGGCTTCACCAACTGGGGTCCGGTCATGGCCGGGACGGTGCTGACCATGCTGCCGATCCTCATCGTCTTCCTGCTCCTGCAGCGCCACATGATCAAGGGCCTGACCGCCGGGGCGGTGAAGGGCTAA
- a CDS encoding carbohydrate ABC transporter permease yields the protein MGQTRTGRWNRRHTLLAAALLLPNLVLLIVFTYRPLIDNIRLSFFQWNLGSPTSTFLGWDNYVEWFTSDDSRTVLWNTLIFTSVAVIGSMALGLSLALLLDQKLFGRGAVRSLVFAPFVLSGAAVGVAFQFIFTPTFGLVPDLLTTIGITPPNFYQSSGWALFMVTLTYIWKNLGYTFVIYLAALQGRRRDLDEAAEIDAASGWTRFRQVVWPQLRPATFFLLITVLLNSFQVFDVIHTMTRGGPYGNATTTMVYQIYQETYTNRRAGYGATVASIMFVALLVVTLVQVWVMERGREK from the coding sequence GTGGGACAGACCAGGACCGGCCGGTGGAACCGCCGGCACACGCTGCTGGCAGCGGCGCTGCTCCTGCCCAACCTCGTGCTGCTGATCGTCTTCACCTACCGCCCACTGATCGACAACATCCGGCTCAGCTTCTTCCAGTGGAACCTCGGCAGCCCGACCTCCACCTTCCTCGGGTGGGACAACTACGTCGAGTGGTTTACCAGTGACGACAGCCGCACAGTGCTGTGGAACACGCTCATCTTCACCAGCGTCGCGGTGATCGGGTCGATGGCACTGGGCCTGTCCCTGGCCCTGCTGCTGGACCAGAAGCTGTTCGGCCGGGGCGCGGTGCGCTCGCTGGTGTTCGCCCCGTTCGTGCTCTCTGGGGCCGCGGTCGGGGTCGCCTTCCAGTTCATCTTCACCCCCACCTTCGGGTTGGTGCCGGACTTGCTCACCACGATCGGCATCACGCCACCGAACTTCTATCAGTCATCCGGGTGGGCGCTGTTCATGGTGACTTTGACCTACATCTGGAAGAACCTCGGCTACACCTTCGTGATCTACCTCGCGGCCCTCCAGGGTCGGCGCCGCGACCTGGACGAGGCCGCCGAGATCGATGCCGCCTCCGGCTGGACCCGGTTCCGCCAGGTCGTCTGGCCACAGCTGCGCCCGGCCACCTTCTTCCTGCTGATCACCGTGTTGCTCAACAGTTTTCAGGTCTTCGACGTGATCCACACGATGACCCGCGGCGGCCCGTACGGCAACGCCACGACGACGATGGTCTACCAGATCTATCAGGAGACCTACACCAACCGGCGCGCCGGCTACGGCGCGACCGTCGCCTCGATCATGTTCGTCGCCCTGCTGGTCGTCACCCTGGTCCAGGTCTGGGTCATGGAGCGGGGGCGGGAGAAGTGA
- a CDS encoding TetR/AcrR family transcriptional regulator — MTRHHDAADRKRQVGDALMEVVAERGLTRTTLRQVADTAGVSVGLVQRYFTNKNELLRFGFDYVYQRTRDRINQVPQEPPIREVVLGLGEAILPLDPQRRRETNVFLAFVHATLNDPDLADTHQRAATELVDGLQRALEAARRNGELKADVDTHLEALTLVALLDGLVLDGMATKHLFPEETLRSLLHRHVDRLFRD, encoded by the coding sequence ATGACCAGACATCACGATGCCGCCGACCGGAAGCGACAGGTGGGAGACGCCCTGATGGAGGTGGTCGCCGAGCGTGGCCTGACGCGGACCACCCTGCGCCAGGTGGCCGACACAGCTGGCGTCTCGGTGGGCCTGGTCCAGCGTTACTTCACCAACAAGAACGAGCTGCTGCGGTTCGGCTTCGACTACGTCTATCAGCGCACGCGCGATCGCATCAACCAGGTCCCCCAGGAACCACCGATCAGGGAGGTCGTGCTCGGTCTCGGCGAGGCGATCCTGCCTCTGGACCCCCAGCGCCGACGCGAGACCAACGTCTTCCTGGCGTTCGTGCACGCCACGCTGAACGACCCCGACCTTGCCGACACCCACCAGCGGGCCGCAACGGAGCTGGTGGACGGACTGCAGCGTGCCCTCGAGGCAGCCAGGCGCAACGGCGAGCTCAAGGCGGATGTCGACACCCACCTCGAGGCGCTGACACTGGTCGCCCTGCTGGACGGTCTCGTCCTGGACGGCATGGCCACCAAGCACCTCTTCCCCGAGGAGACCCTCCGGTCCCTGCTGCACCGCCACGTCGACCGGCTCTTCCGCGACTAG